GCGGGCAGGAGCTCGTTAATCGCGCTATTCCCGCTGCCGCTGCAAAAAGCCACGGATGCGGGGGCATCGGAACCGTATTCGATGGCGATGACGCGGTCGTAGAGGCTTTCGAGTTGGGCACGCAATTCCGAGCGCGGACGTGAACCGGGCCGCGATGCGATGCGACCGATGGATTCGCCGTCTTTCACGAGGAACGGTCGGTCGGGCACGAGGCCGAGCTGGCGGGCGAGGAGGGCGTTGTTACCCAGCTCGGGGTGGCCGTCGAGCGGGAGATGATTGCTGTAGAGAGCGCAGTCGCCGCGAATGAGTGTGGTAACGCGGTCGTAAACCGGGCCGGTGATCGGGCGCGGCATGTCCCAATACATACCGTGATGAACGATGAGAAAATCCACGCCGGCGGCGACGGCCTGCTGGAAAGGGATGACGCCGGCATCGACGGCGGCGCCAATTTTGGTGATGCGGCCGCTATTGGAGAGTTGCAGGCCGTTGAAGGCGCCGGGGGCATCCTTGTAGGCGGAACGACGGGTGCGTTCATCGCAGTAAGTGACGAGATCTTGCAACGTGGCCATGCGGGTTGATGAAGACGCGGATTCGGAGTGGCAATTTTCAAAACGCGGGCTACCGATTGCGCACATGAGCGAAACCAGCTCCGCGGTCGACCTGATCGCCCAAGCCACCCAGCAATTTACCGAACGCCCCTCGTGGGATGATTATTTCATGGCGACCGCCGTGTTGATCTCCACGCGCTCGCCGTGCGAACGCCTCCATGTGGGCTGCGTCATCGTGAGCGGCGGCGACCGGCAAAACCGTATCATCGCCGCCGGATACAACGGCTTCCTGCCGGGCACGCCACACCTCTCGCGTCTGCGCGAAGGCCGCGAACAGGCGACGGTGCACGCGGAGCAAAACGCCATCGCC
This portion of the Rariglobus hedericola genome encodes:
- a CDS encoding Nif3-like dinuclear metal center hexameric protein, with the protein product MATLQDLVTYCDERTRRSAYKDAPGAFNGLQLSNSGRITKIGAAVDAGVIPFQQAVAAGVDFLIVHHGMYWDMPRPITGPVYDRVTTLIRGDCALYSNHLPLDGHPELGNNALLARQLGLVPDRPFLVKDGESIGRIASRPGSRPRSELRAQLESLYDRVIAIEYGSDAPASVAFCSGSGNSAINELLPAGVDTLVTGELREEWFNTAQEQKLNLYLCGHYATEVHGVKALAAELAAKFDLPWEFIATDNPL
- a CDS encoding deoxycytidylate deaminase, whose translation is MSETSSAVDLIAQATQQFTERPSWDDYFMATAVLISTRSPCERLHVGCVIVSGGDRQNRIIAAGYNGFLPGTPHLSRLREGREQATVHAEQNAIADAARRGSPVEGGVAYVTHYPCINCAKILAAAGIAEIRYREDYTNDPLVGPLLTDANVSIVKL